A window of Mixophyes fleayi isolate aMixFle1 chromosome 10, aMixFle1.hap1, whole genome shotgun sequence contains these coding sequences:
- the LOC142103873 gene encoding SPRY domain-containing SOCS box protein 3-like, which produces MRILREQHSEARAEPQNPPMPCGYVQESWVWQENGQAPMAELSQSQREVYFHTDPVLGSCGTAAVRGDTGFLQGEHYWEVEFLEPPSGLSVMVGVGTSRAALHAGSFQFVNLLGVDAESWGLSYKGTIWHGGSSRRYTEPFYREGTVIGVHLNMEEGTLTFYRDRQSLGLAFTGLHKVQLPLYPMVSSTSPGTELALGIRCCSLPTLEERCLSTLARNLTQKDSADMLPLPAIVRWKLKNWMS; this is translated from the exons ATGAGAATTCTACGGGAGCAACACTCTGAGGCCAG GGCAGAACCCCAGAACCCCCCTATGCCCTGTGGGTATGTGCAGGAAAGCTGGGTGTGGCAGGAGAATGGCCAGGCCCCTATGGCAGAGCTGTCCCAGTCTCAGCGTGAGGTTTATTTTCACACAGACCCAGTGTTGGGGAGCTGCGGGACAGCAGCAGTACGAGGGGACACAG GTTTCTTACAAGGGGAACATTACTGGGAGGTAGAGTTCCTTGAACCCCCGTCTGGATTGTCCGTCATGGTCGGTGTTGGGACCAGCAGAGCCGCATTGCATGCTGGGAGCTTCCAGTTTGTCAACTTACTAG GGGTAGATGCGGAGAGCTGGGGCTTATCCTATAAAGGCACCATCTGGCATGGAGGTAGCAGTAGACGGTACACTGAGCCGTTCTACCGGGAGGGGACCGTAATCGGTGTGCACTTGAATATGGAGGAAGGGACCCTGACCTTTTATCGGGACAGACAGAGTCTGGGCCTGGCCTTCACCGGACTACACAAG GTCCAGCTACCGTTATATCCCATGGTCTCTTCCACCAGTCCCGGAACGGAGCTGGCCCTGGGGATTCGTTGTTGCAGTTTGCCCACTCTGGAGGAGCGGTGTCTCAGTACGCTGGCTCGGAACTTGACACAGAAGGACTCGGCTGATATGCTGCCCCTACCCGCCATTGTCCGGTGGAAGCTGAAAAACTGGATGTCCTGA
- the ATG13 gene encoding autophagy-related protein 13 isoform X3 — MDTDLSPQDRKDLDKFVKFFAIKSVQVIVQARLGDKICTRSSSSPTGSDWFNLAIKDIPEVTQEAKKALSGQLPAVGRSMCVEISLKTSEGDSMELEVWCLEMNEKCDQDIKVSYTVYNRLSLLLKSLLAVTRVTPAYRLSRKQGHEYVILYRIYFGDVQLLGLKEGFQAVRVGTVGTPIGTLTLTCAYRTNLAFMSSRQYERSQPIMGIIIDHFVDRPFPSTSHMHPCNYRAPEEQGAAYPTVEDSQDVCATSFSTSPPSQLYSSRLSYQPTALGAGPSELCYPVALSAGMMVPGKDGGLPNTTTQPAHGAQADHDRTLLTSPANVAGTTSSSEEADTPSGNSPAGRSNSPNKPPHVLFTRKVGAFVDKPSPQVTYASTDIPFAVFVPKLTDLEDADPMVVCPETPEEVSPDAHSLQSSCSSSEVPQDDFVMVDFRPAFSKDDLPMDVGTFYREFQNPPQLSSLSIDIAVQSMAEDLDSLPEKLAMHEKNMEEFDAFVESLQ; from the exons ATGGACACCGACCTCAGCCCACAAGACCGGAAGGACTTGGATAAGTTTGTTAAATTCTTTGCTATAAAG TCTGTCCAGGTGATCGTACAAGCGCGACTGGGAGATAAGATATGTACTCGTTCATCCTCCTCTCCAACAGGATCAGACTGG TTTAATCTGGCGATCAAAGATATCCCGGAGGTGACCCAGGAAGCTAAAAAAGCTCTTTCTGGCCAGCTGCCAGCCGTGGGGCGCTCCATGTGTGTGGAGATCTCTCTGAAGACCTCAGAG GGCGACTCCATGGAGCTTGAAGTTTGGTGCCTGGAAATGAACGAAAA GTGTGATCAGGACATCAAGGTTTCCTACACTGTATATAACCGGCTGTCATTGCTGCTGAAATCCTTACTCGCTGTCACTCGGGTGACCCCGGCGTACAGACTGTCCAGGAAGCAGGGACATGAATATGTTATTCTGTACAG GATTTATTTTGGAGATGTGCAGCTCTTGGGGCTTAAAGAAG GCTTCCAAGCAGTACGTGTCGGCACCGTGGGGACTCCCATCGGAACCCTCACCCTGACCTGCGCCTACAGAACTAACCTGGCATTCATGTCCTCTCG GCAGTATGAGAGGAGCCAGCCCATCATGGGGATTATTATTGATCACTTTGTTGACCGACCTTTTCCCAGCACATCACACATGCATCCCTGCAACTACAG GGCTCCTGAGGAGCAGGGTGCTGCCTATCCGACTGTGGAGGATTCCCAGGACGTTTGTGCCACGTCGTTCTCTACATCCCCCCCCTCGCAG CTGTACAGCTCTCGCCTTTCCTATCAGCCGACTGCCCTAGGAGCAGGACCCTCTGAGCTGTGTTACCCAGTGGCCTTGTCCGCTGGG ATGATGGTGCCAGGGAAGGATGGCGGGTTGCCCAATACTACAACCCAACCTGCACATGGAGCTCAAGCAGATCACGACAGAACTCTTCTGACTTCGCCGGCGAACGTAGCGGGCACCACCTCCAGCAG TGAGGAAGCTGACACCCCATCCGGCAACAGCCCCGCAGGTAGGAGCAACTCCCCCAACAAGCCTCCGCACGTCCTGTTCACCCGCAAAGTGGGGGCATTCGTGGACAAACCCTCCCCTCAG GTCACCTATGCCAGCACGGACATACCATTCGCTGTGTTTGTACCCAAGCTCACTGACCTGGAGGATGCTGACCCCATG GTGGTTTGTCCAGAGACCCCAGAAGAGGTCTCACCAGATGCCCACAGCCTGCAGAGTTCCTGCTCCAGCAGTGAGGTGCCCCAGGATGACTTTGTGATGGTGGACTTT CGACCGGCCTTCTCTAAGGATGACCTTCCTATGGATGTGGGGACTTTCTACCGGGAGTTTCAGAACCCACCGCAGCTGAGCAGCCTTTCCATAGATATCGCTGTGCAGTCAATGGCAGAAGACCTG GATTCGTTGCCAGAGAAGTTGGCTATGCATGAAAAAAACATGGAGGAGTTTGATGCCTTTGTTGAATCGTTGCAGTAA
- the ATG13 gene encoding autophagy-related protein 13 isoform X5 — protein sequence MDTDLSPQDRKDLDKFVKFFAIKSVQVIVQARLGDKICTRSSSSPTGSDWFNLAIKDIPEVTQEAKKALSGQLPAVGRSMCVEISLKTSEGDSMELEVWCLEMNEKCDQDIKVSYTVYNRLSLLLKSLLAVTRVTPAYRLSRKQGHEYVILYRIYFGDVQLLGLKEGFQAVRVGTVGTPIGTLTLTCAYRTNLAFMSSRQYERSQPIMGIIIDHFVDRPFPSTSHMHPCNYRAPEEQGAAYPTVEDSQDVCATSFSTSPPSQMMVPGKDGGLPNTTTQPAHGAQADHDRTLLTSPANVAGTTSSSEEADTPSGNSPAGRSNSPNKPPHVLFTRKVGAFVDKPSPQVTYASTDIPFAVFVPKLTDLEDADPMVVCPETPEEVSPDAHSLQSSCSSSEVPQDDFVMVDFRPAFSKDDLPMDVGTFYREFQNPPQLSSLSIDIAVQSMAEDLDSLPEKLAMHEKNMEEFDAFVESLQ from the exons ATGGACACCGACCTCAGCCCACAAGACCGGAAGGACTTGGATAAGTTTGTTAAATTCTTTGCTATAAAG TCTGTCCAGGTGATCGTACAAGCGCGACTGGGAGATAAGATATGTACTCGTTCATCCTCCTCTCCAACAGGATCAGACTGG TTTAATCTGGCGATCAAAGATATCCCGGAGGTGACCCAGGAAGCTAAAAAAGCTCTTTCTGGCCAGCTGCCAGCCGTGGGGCGCTCCATGTGTGTGGAGATCTCTCTGAAGACCTCAGAG GGCGACTCCATGGAGCTTGAAGTTTGGTGCCTGGAAATGAACGAAAA GTGTGATCAGGACATCAAGGTTTCCTACACTGTATATAACCGGCTGTCATTGCTGCTGAAATCCTTACTCGCTGTCACTCGGGTGACCCCGGCGTACAGACTGTCCAGGAAGCAGGGACATGAATATGTTATTCTGTACAG GATTTATTTTGGAGATGTGCAGCTCTTGGGGCTTAAAGAAG GCTTCCAAGCAGTACGTGTCGGCACCGTGGGGACTCCCATCGGAACCCTCACCCTGACCTGCGCCTACAGAACTAACCTGGCATTCATGTCCTCTCG GCAGTATGAGAGGAGCCAGCCCATCATGGGGATTATTATTGATCACTTTGTTGACCGACCTTTTCCCAGCACATCACACATGCATCCCTGCAACTACAG GGCTCCTGAGGAGCAGGGTGCTGCCTATCCGACTGTGGAGGATTCCCAGGACGTTTGTGCCACGTCGTTCTCTACATCCCCCCCCTCGCAG ATGATGGTGCCAGGGAAGGATGGCGGGTTGCCCAATACTACAACCCAACCTGCACATGGAGCTCAAGCAGATCACGACAGAACTCTTCTGACTTCGCCGGCGAACGTAGCGGGCACCACCTCCAGCAG TGAGGAAGCTGACACCCCATCCGGCAACAGCCCCGCAGGTAGGAGCAACTCCCCCAACAAGCCTCCGCACGTCCTGTTCACCCGCAAAGTGGGGGCATTCGTGGACAAACCCTCCCCTCAG GTCACCTATGCCAGCACGGACATACCATTCGCTGTGTTTGTACCCAAGCTCACTGACCTGGAGGATGCTGACCCCATG GTGGTTTGTCCAGAGACCCCAGAAGAGGTCTCACCAGATGCCCACAGCCTGCAGAGTTCCTGCTCCAGCAGTGAGGTGCCCCAGGATGACTTTGTGATGGTGGACTTT CGACCGGCCTTCTCTAAGGATGACCTTCCTATGGATGTGGGGACTTTCTACCGGGAGTTTCAGAACCCACCGCAGCTGAGCAGCCTTTCCATAGATATCGCTGTGCAGTCAATGGCAGAAGACCTG GATTCGTTGCCAGAGAAGTTGGCTATGCATGAAAAAAACATGGAGGAGTTTGATGCCTTTGTTGAATCGTTGCAGTAA
- the ATG13 gene encoding autophagy-related protein 13 isoform X4, with amino-acid sequence MDTDLSPQDRKDLDKFVKFFAIKSVQVIVQARLGDKICTRSSSSPTGSDWFNLAIKDIPEVTQEAKKALSGQLPAVGRSMCVEISLKTSEGDSMELEVWCLEMNEKCDQDIKVSYTVYNRLSLLLKSLLAVTRVTPAYRLSRKQGHEYVILYRIYFGDVQLLGLKEGFQAVRVGTVGTPIGTLTLTCAYRTNLAFMSSRAPEEQGAAYPTVEDSQDVCATSFSTSPPSQCVFTLSKAQCQTAAPVVTDSHRVLGLAFSHQLYSSRLSYQPTALGAGPSELCYPVALSAGMMVPGKDGGLPNTTTQPAHGAQADHDRTLLTSPANVAGTTSSSEEADTPSGNSPAGRSNSPNKPPHVLFTRKVGAFVDKPSPQVTYASTDIPFAVFVPKLTDLEDADPMVVCPETPEEVSPDAHSLQSSCSSSEVPQDDFVMVDFRPAFSKDDLPMDVGTFYREFQNPPQLSSLSIDIAVQSMAEDLDSLPEKLAMHEKNMEEFDAFVESLQ; translated from the exons ATGGACACCGACCTCAGCCCACAAGACCGGAAGGACTTGGATAAGTTTGTTAAATTCTTTGCTATAAAG TCTGTCCAGGTGATCGTACAAGCGCGACTGGGAGATAAGATATGTACTCGTTCATCCTCCTCTCCAACAGGATCAGACTGG TTTAATCTGGCGATCAAAGATATCCCGGAGGTGACCCAGGAAGCTAAAAAAGCTCTTTCTGGCCAGCTGCCAGCCGTGGGGCGCTCCATGTGTGTGGAGATCTCTCTGAAGACCTCAGAG GGCGACTCCATGGAGCTTGAAGTTTGGTGCCTGGAAATGAACGAAAA GTGTGATCAGGACATCAAGGTTTCCTACACTGTATATAACCGGCTGTCATTGCTGCTGAAATCCTTACTCGCTGTCACTCGGGTGACCCCGGCGTACAGACTGTCCAGGAAGCAGGGACATGAATATGTTATTCTGTACAG GATTTATTTTGGAGATGTGCAGCTCTTGGGGCTTAAAGAAG GCTTCCAAGCAGTACGTGTCGGCACCGTGGGGACTCCCATCGGAACCCTCACCCTGACCTGCGCCTACAGAACTAACCTGGCATTCATGTCCTCTCG GGCTCCTGAGGAGCAGGGTGCTGCCTATCCGACTGTGGAGGATTCCCAGGACGTTTGTGCCACGTCGTTCTCTACATCCCCCCCCTCGCAG tgtgtgttcaCTCTCAGTAAGGCACAGTGTCAGACAGCTGCTCCTGTGGTGACGGACTCTCACAGGGTCCTGGGTTTGGCTTTCTCACACCAA CTGTACAGCTCTCGCCTTTCCTATCAGCCGACTGCCCTAGGAGCAGGACCCTCTGAGCTGTGTTACCCAGTGGCCTTGTCCGCTGGG ATGATGGTGCCAGGGAAGGATGGCGGGTTGCCCAATACTACAACCCAACCTGCACATGGAGCTCAAGCAGATCACGACAGAACTCTTCTGACTTCGCCGGCGAACGTAGCGGGCACCACCTCCAGCAG TGAGGAAGCTGACACCCCATCCGGCAACAGCCCCGCAGGTAGGAGCAACTCCCCCAACAAGCCTCCGCACGTCCTGTTCACCCGCAAAGTGGGGGCATTCGTGGACAAACCCTCCCCTCAG GTCACCTATGCCAGCACGGACATACCATTCGCTGTGTTTGTACCCAAGCTCACTGACCTGGAGGATGCTGACCCCATG GTGGTTTGTCCAGAGACCCCAGAAGAGGTCTCACCAGATGCCCACAGCCTGCAGAGTTCCTGCTCCAGCAGTGAGGTGCCCCAGGATGACTTTGTGATGGTGGACTTT CGACCGGCCTTCTCTAAGGATGACCTTCCTATGGATGTGGGGACTTTCTACCGGGAGTTTCAGAACCCACCGCAGCTGAGCAGCCTTTCCATAGATATCGCTGTGCAGTCAATGGCAGAAGACCTG GATTCGTTGCCAGAGAAGTTGGCTATGCATGAAAAAAACATGGAGGAGTTTGATGCCTTTGTTGAATCGTTGCAGTAA
- the ATG13 gene encoding autophagy-related protein 13 isoform X1: MDTDLSPQDRKDLDKFVKFFAIKSVQVIVQARLGDKICTRSSSSPTGSDWFNLAIKDIPEVTQEAKKALSGQLPAVGRSMCVEISLKTSEGDSMELEVWCLEMNEKCDQDIKVSYTVYNRLSLLLKSLLAVTRVTPAYRLSRKQGHEYVILYRIYFGDVQLLGLKEGFQAVRVGTVGTPIGTLTLTCAYRTNLAFMSSRQYERSQPIMGIIIDHFVDRPFPSTSHMHPCNYRAPEEQGAAYPTVEDSQDVCATSFSTSPPSQCVFTLSKAQCQTAAPVVTDSHRVLGLAFSHQLYSSRLSYQPTALGAGPSELCYPVALSAGMMVPGKDGGLPNTTTQPAHGAQADHDRTLLTSPANVAGTTSSSEEADTPSGNSPAGRSNSPNKPPHVLFTRKVGAFVDKPSPQVTYASTDIPFAVFVPKLTDLEDADPMVVCPETPEEVSPDAHSLQSSCSSSEVPQDDFVMVDFRPAFSKDDLPMDVGTFYREFQNPPQLSSLSIDIAVQSMAEDLDSLPEKLAMHEKNMEEFDAFVESLQ, from the exons ATGGACACCGACCTCAGCCCACAAGACCGGAAGGACTTGGATAAGTTTGTTAAATTCTTTGCTATAAAG TCTGTCCAGGTGATCGTACAAGCGCGACTGGGAGATAAGATATGTACTCGTTCATCCTCCTCTCCAACAGGATCAGACTGG TTTAATCTGGCGATCAAAGATATCCCGGAGGTGACCCAGGAAGCTAAAAAAGCTCTTTCTGGCCAGCTGCCAGCCGTGGGGCGCTCCATGTGTGTGGAGATCTCTCTGAAGACCTCAGAG GGCGACTCCATGGAGCTTGAAGTTTGGTGCCTGGAAATGAACGAAAA GTGTGATCAGGACATCAAGGTTTCCTACACTGTATATAACCGGCTGTCATTGCTGCTGAAATCCTTACTCGCTGTCACTCGGGTGACCCCGGCGTACAGACTGTCCAGGAAGCAGGGACATGAATATGTTATTCTGTACAG GATTTATTTTGGAGATGTGCAGCTCTTGGGGCTTAAAGAAG GCTTCCAAGCAGTACGTGTCGGCACCGTGGGGACTCCCATCGGAACCCTCACCCTGACCTGCGCCTACAGAACTAACCTGGCATTCATGTCCTCTCG GCAGTATGAGAGGAGCCAGCCCATCATGGGGATTATTATTGATCACTTTGTTGACCGACCTTTTCCCAGCACATCACACATGCATCCCTGCAACTACAG GGCTCCTGAGGAGCAGGGTGCTGCCTATCCGACTGTGGAGGATTCCCAGGACGTTTGTGCCACGTCGTTCTCTACATCCCCCCCCTCGCAG tgtgtgttcaCTCTCAGTAAGGCACAGTGTCAGACAGCTGCTCCTGTGGTGACGGACTCTCACAGGGTCCTGGGTTTGGCTTTCTCACACCAA CTGTACAGCTCTCGCCTTTCCTATCAGCCGACTGCCCTAGGAGCAGGACCCTCTGAGCTGTGTTACCCAGTGGCCTTGTCCGCTGGG ATGATGGTGCCAGGGAAGGATGGCGGGTTGCCCAATACTACAACCCAACCTGCACATGGAGCTCAAGCAGATCACGACAGAACTCTTCTGACTTCGCCGGCGAACGTAGCGGGCACCACCTCCAGCAG TGAGGAAGCTGACACCCCATCCGGCAACAGCCCCGCAGGTAGGAGCAACTCCCCCAACAAGCCTCCGCACGTCCTGTTCACCCGCAAAGTGGGGGCATTCGTGGACAAACCCTCCCCTCAG GTCACCTATGCCAGCACGGACATACCATTCGCTGTGTTTGTACCCAAGCTCACTGACCTGGAGGATGCTGACCCCATG GTGGTTTGTCCAGAGACCCCAGAAGAGGTCTCACCAGATGCCCACAGCCTGCAGAGTTCCTGCTCCAGCAGTGAGGTGCCCCAGGATGACTTTGTGATGGTGGACTTT CGACCGGCCTTCTCTAAGGATGACCTTCCTATGGATGTGGGGACTTTCTACCGGGAGTTTCAGAACCCACCGCAGCTGAGCAGCCTTTCCATAGATATCGCTGTGCAGTCAATGGCAGAAGACCTG GATTCGTTGCCAGAGAAGTTGGCTATGCATGAAAAAAACATGGAGGAGTTTGATGCCTTTGTTGAATCGTTGCAGTAA
- the ATG13 gene encoding autophagy-related protein 13 isoform X2: protein MDTDLSPQDRKDLDKFVKFFAIKSVQVIVQARLGDKICTRSSSSPTGSDWFNLAIKDIPEVTQEAKKALSGQLPAVGRSMCVEISLKTSEGDSMELEVWCLEMNEKCDQDIKVSYTVYNRLSLLLKSLLAVTRVTPAYRLSRKQGHEYVILYRIYFGDVQLLGLKEGFQAVRVGTVGTPIGTLTLTCAYRTNLAFMSSRQYERSQPIMGIIIDHFVDRPFPSTSHMHPCNYRAPEEQGAAYPTVEDSQDVCATSFSTSPPSQCVFTLSKAQCQTAAPVVTDSHRVLGLAFSHQMMVPGKDGGLPNTTTQPAHGAQADHDRTLLTSPANVAGTTSSSEEADTPSGNSPAGRSNSPNKPPHVLFTRKVGAFVDKPSPQVTYASTDIPFAVFVPKLTDLEDADPMVVCPETPEEVSPDAHSLQSSCSSSEVPQDDFVMVDFRPAFSKDDLPMDVGTFYREFQNPPQLSSLSIDIAVQSMAEDLDSLPEKLAMHEKNMEEFDAFVESLQ from the exons ATGGACACCGACCTCAGCCCACAAGACCGGAAGGACTTGGATAAGTTTGTTAAATTCTTTGCTATAAAG TCTGTCCAGGTGATCGTACAAGCGCGACTGGGAGATAAGATATGTACTCGTTCATCCTCCTCTCCAACAGGATCAGACTGG TTTAATCTGGCGATCAAAGATATCCCGGAGGTGACCCAGGAAGCTAAAAAAGCTCTTTCTGGCCAGCTGCCAGCCGTGGGGCGCTCCATGTGTGTGGAGATCTCTCTGAAGACCTCAGAG GGCGACTCCATGGAGCTTGAAGTTTGGTGCCTGGAAATGAACGAAAA GTGTGATCAGGACATCAAGGTTTCCTACACTGTATATAACCGGCTGTCATTGCTGCTGAAATCCTTACTCGCTGTCACTCGGGTGACCCCGGCGTACAGACTGTCCAGGAAGCAGGGACATGAATATGTTATTCTGTACAG GATTTATTTTGGAGATGTGCAGCTCTTGGGGCTTAAAGAAG GCTTCCAAGCAGTACGTGTCGGCACCGTGGGGACTCCCATCGGAACCCTCACCCTGACCTGCGCCTACAGAACTAACCTGGCATTCATGTCCTCTCG GCAGTATGAGAGGAGCCAGCCCATCATGGGGATTATTATTGATCACTTTGTTGACCGACCTTTTCCCAGCACATCACACATGCATCCCTGCAACTACAG GGCTCCTGAGGAGCAGGGTGCTGCCTATCCGACTGTGGAGGATTCCCAGGACGTTTGTGCCACGTCGTTCTCTACATCCCCCCCCTCGCAG tgtgtgttcaCTCTCAGTAAGGCACAGTGTCAGACAGCTGCTCCTGTGGTGACGGACTCTCACAGGGTCCTGGGTTTGGCTTTCTCACACCAA ATGATGGTGCCAGGGAAGGATGGCGGGTTGCCCAATACTACAACCCAACCTGCACATGGAGCTCAAGCAGATCACGACAGAACTCTTCTGACTTCGCCGGCGAACGTAGCGGGCACCACCTCCAGCAG TGAGGAAGCTGACACCCCATCCGGCAACAGCCCCGCAGGTAGGAGCAACTCCCCCAACAAGCCTCCGCACGTCCTGTTCACCCGCAAAGTGGGGGCATTCGTGGACAAACCCTCCCCTCAG GTCACCTATGCCAGCACGGACATACCATTCGCTGTGTTTGTACCCAAGCTCACTGACCTGGAGGATGCTGACCCCATG GTGGTTTGTCCAGAGACCCCAGAAGAGGTCTCACCAGATGCCCACAGCCTGCAGAGTTCCTGCTCCAGCAGTGAGGTGCCCCAGGATGACTTTGTGATGGTGGACTTT CGACCGGCCTTCTCTAAGGATGACCTTCCTATGGATGTGGGGACTTTCTACCGGGAGTTTCAGAACCCACCGCAGCTGAGCAGCCTTTCCATAGATATCGCTGTGCAGTCAATGGCAGAAGACCTG GATTCGTTGCCAGAGAAGTTGGCTATGCATGAAAAAAACATGGAGGAGTTTGATGCCTTTGTTGAATCGTTGCAGTAA
- the ATG13 gene encoding autophagy-related protein 13 isoform X6: MDTDLSPQDRKDLDKFVKFFAIKSVQVIVQARLGDKICTRSSSSPTGSDWFNLAIKDIPEVTQEAKKALSGQLPAVGRSMCVEISLKTSEGDSMELEVWCLEMNEKCDQDIKVSYTVYNRLSLLLKSLLAVTRVTPAYRLSRKQGHEYVILYRIYFGDVQLLGLKEGFQAVRVGTVGTPIGTLTLTCAYRTNLAFMSSRAPEEQGAAYPTVEDSQDVCATSFSTSPPSQLYSSRLSYQPTALGAGPSELCYPVALSAGMMVPGKDGGLPNTTTQPAHGAQADHDRTLLTSPANVAGTTSSSEEADTPSGNSPAGRSNSPNKPPHVLFTRKVGAFVDKPSPQVTYASTDIPFAVFVPKLTDLEDADPMVVCPETPEEVSPDAHSLQSSCSSSEVPQDDFVMVDFRPAFSKDDLPMDVGTFYREFQNPPQLSSLSIDIAVQSMAEDLDSLPEKLAMHEKNMEEFDAFVESLQ; this comes from the exons ATGGACACCGACCTCAGCCCACAAGACCGGAAGGACTTGGATAAGTTTGTTAAATTCTTTGCTATAAAG TCTGTCCAGGTGATCGTACAAGCGCGACTGGGAGATAAGATATGTACTCGTTCATCCTCCTCTCCAACAGGATCAGACTGG TTTAATCTGGCGATCAAAGATATCCCGGAGGTGACCCAGGAAGCTAAAAAAGCTCTTTCTGGCCAGCTGCCAGCCGTGGGGCGCTCCATGTGTGTGGAGATCTCTCTGAAGACCTCAGAG GGCGACTCCATGGAGCTTGAAGTTTGGTGCCTGGAAATGAACGAAAA GTGTGATCAGGACATCAAGGTTTCCTACACTGTATATAACCGGCTGTCATTGCTGCTGAAATCCTTACTCGCTGTCACTCGGGTGACCCCGGCGTACAGACTGTCCAGGAAGCAGGGACATGAATATGTTATTCTGTACAG GATTTATTTTGGAGATGTGCAGCTCTTGGGGCTTAAAGAAG GCTTCCAAGCAGTACGTGTCGGCACCGTGGGGACTCCCATCGGAACCCTCACCCTGACCTGCGCCTACAGAACTAACCTGGCATTCATGTCCTCTCG GGCTCCTGAGGAGCAGGGTGCTGCCTATCCGACTGTGGAGGATTCCCAGGACGTTTGTGCCACGTCGTTCTCTACATCCCCCCCCTCGCAG CTGTACAGCTCTCGCCTTTCCTATCAGCCGACTGCCCTAGGAGCAGGACCCTCTGAGCTGTGTTACCCAGTGGCCTTGTCCGCTGGG ATGATGGTGCCAGGGAAGGATGGCGGGTTGCCCAATACTACAACCCAACCTGCACATGGAGCTCAAGCAGATCACGACAGAACTCTTCTGACTTCGCCGGCGAACGTAGCGGGCACCACCTCCAGCAG TGAGGAAGCTGACACCCCATCCGGCAACAGCCCCGCAGGTAGGAGCAACTCCCCCAACAAGCCTCCGCACGTCCTGTTCACCCGCAAAGTGGGGGCATTCGTGGACAAACCCTCCCCTCAG GTCACCTATGCCAGCACGGACATACCATTCGCTGTGTTTGTACCCAAGCTCACTGACCTGGAGGATGCTGACCCCATG GTGGTTTGTCCAGAGACCCCAGAAGAGGTCTCACCAGATGCCCACAGCCTGCAGAGTTCCTGCTCCAGCAGTGAGGTGCCCCAGGATGACTTTGTGATGGTGGACTTT CGACCGGCCTTCTCTAAGGATGACCTTCCTATGGATGTGGGGACTTTCTACCGGGAGTTTCAGAACCCACCGCAGCTGAGCAGCCTTTCCATAGATATCGCTGTGCAGTCAATGGCAGAAGACCTG GATTCGTTGCCAGAGAAGTTGGCTATGCATGAAAAAAACATGGAGGAGTTTGATGCCTTTGTTGAATCGTTGCAGTAA